The window GATGCCGAAAGCCACCCGCCATCCGGCGACACCACCCGCCTGGTCGGGTCCAGCGGCGTCCACCCCAAGGACGGCCGGAACGGCGGCAGCCAGAAGCGACACCCCGCCCTTGGCCTCCGACTTGCTGTTCGTGTAGGTGCCGGCCTCGATCAGGATGGCGGTGGAAATCAGGTCCTGGTTATAGTTGCCCCGGGCCATGAAGATCTCCTTGACCACGTTGGGGTTTGCTTCATTCGCCCGGGCCATCAGCCGCCGGGCGAAGTCGATGTTGGCGTCCCGTTTGGGGTTTTGCCGCCCCACCACCAATCGGACCTGGCTGACTGTCTGTCCCTGGATCTGTTCGCGGAAAAACTCCGGATCCGGCACCCCGTCCCGGTGGATGTCAATCAGGGCGGCCGGATTGCGCTCCAGCAACTGGACCGCAGTCCTTCGGGAGCGTTCATAGGCCTGGGCGTCGTGGGGATTGTGGTTGGTGGTGTCGTGAAATACGGACAACCCCTGCTGACGCAGGCTTTGCGCGAAGATCCGGCCAACTTCGATGATGTCCCCATGGTCCTCAAAGGCCCTTCCCGAGTCCGGCACGTAGGATTCCATGGTGTGCGAATGGTATACGGCTACGTCCAGCCCGCCCCGGCGGCCCCCCTGCGGCGCCTGCGCGGGCAAAGTCAACTCGTCGCCGTAATGGCTGAAATAGTCCAACCAAGCCAGGAGGTTACGGTCCAGACCCAAAAGGCGCGCCTCGGCGATGTCGTTGTCGACACGCACCACCCGGTAGTGTTCCGCTTGGGCGGTGATAACCTCGTCACCAATGAATACCTGCCGGCTGGTCTTGGTGATCACCTTGCCTTGTTCGTCCACCACCGTCGTGTATTGACCTGCCTCATGATCACAAAAGTCCAGGCTGATCGTCTCCGCCTTGGTCCAAACGGTCATCCCTCTTTCCGGCCCCAGGTAACCGATCACCGCCAGGGTGACTAGAAAGCACACCAGCACCAATCTTACGACGAGTTTACTCCCCATCTTTCCGGCCTCCCTCATCTTCCCCGGGTGTTCTCAGGTCTACGAGCAAAGAAGGATCCCGCCCCTTAGTCCGGGGTCCGCCCTGGACGCGCTCCCTGAGTTCACCAGCGATTTCCGCCAGCAGCACGGCCAGTACACCGGCCACTACCACCACGTCAAAAACCCCGGCACCGCCGAAATGGACCAAGCCAGTCAGCCCGCGGGTGGCCAGGAGCGCCCCGTGAAACACGTCGGCCAGCAGTACGCCCAGGGTGGCCGCAATCCAGGCACCGCGTCGGGACCGCCCCACGGCGTAAGCGATGACGGCGGCTACTACCGGGTAAATGTAGATGATGTCGGCGAAGGCGAAACGCCCCGCCGGTTCGGGAAGTCCCGTCATTAAGAAGGAACCGATCCCGAAGACCACCACGGCGGTGATCAGCGCGGCAACCAGCGCCCTGGCCACCTCAAACCCGGTACCCGCGCGGCTGAGGAGGTAAACAGCCAGGGCAATCGGAACCAGCGCTCCACCAACGTTAATGGCGAACGCGATGTTTCCGATGGCGAAGGGGATGTCGATCAGGCTACCCACGATCAGGGTCCCTAGTATCACCAGGGCCGCCCTGTCGGTCAGCCGGAGGCGGTCCAGTACCCGCTGCGCCGCCCCCAGGTAAATCAGTACCGAAACCACGATCAGGATGATGATGCCTACCGGCAAGTTCTGCATGGCACCTGCTCCTTCCAGACGCCGATTGATGTTGAGAGTATGCTTCCCCGGCCGCACCAAAATATGCAATTGCAAACCGAAAAGCCCCGGCGGTTAATCGCCGGGGCTTTTCAGAAAAACAATTGCTAATTCTTATGGAGCAGGTCCCCGAAAACGTCTCCGATGGTTACCTCGCTCCCCTGGTCGTTGTGATAATCCTTGTCCTTGACCACTTCCCGCAAGGAGAGCCGGATCCGCTTGTTCTCGTCGTCCACGCTCAGCACCTTCACATTTATCTGCTGGCCCTCCGCAATGACATCCTCCGGCTTGGCCACGTGCCAGTCGGCCAGGTGGGAGATGTGCACCAGGCCCTCAACCCCGGGTTCCAATTCAACGAAAGCCCCGAACGGCACCAGTCGGACCACCCGGGCGCTGACCACGCTCCCGACGGGGTAGTTCTCCACGACCTGCTCCCAGGGATTAGGCAGCACTTGTTTCAAGCTCAGCGACACTTTCTCATTCTCCCGGTCGATCCGCAGCACCTGGACTTCCAGTTCGTCCCCCACCTTGAGCACTTCGGACGGGTGGTTAATGCGGTGCCAGGAAATCTCGGAAATGTGCAGCAAACCGTCTAGGCCGCCGATGTCCACAAAGGCACCAAACTGGGTCAGCCGCCGGACAACCCCCTT is drawn from Candidatus Desulforudis audaxviator MP104C and contains these coding sequences:
- a CDS encoding DUF1614 domain-containing protein yields the protein MQNLPVGIIILIVVSVLIYLGAAQRVLDRLRLTDRAALVILGTLIVGSLIDIPFAIGNIAFAINVGGALVPIALAVYLLSRAGTGFEVARALVAALITAVVVFGIGSFLMTGLPEPAGRFAFADIIYIYPVVAAVIAYAVGRSRRGAWIAATLGVLLADVFHGALLATRGLTGLVHFGGAGVFDVVVVAGVLAVLLAEIAGELRERVQGGPRTKGRDPSLLVDLRTPGEDEGGRKDGE
- the spoIIP gene encoding stage II sporulation protein P, whose product is MGSKLVVRLVLVCFLVTLAVIGYLGPERGMTVWTKAETISLDFCDHEAGQYTTVVDEQGKVITKTSRQVFIGDEVITAQAEHYRVVRVDNDIAEARLLGLDRNLLAWLDYFSHYGDELTLPAQAPQGGRRGGLDVAVYHSHTMESYVPDSGRAFEDHGDIIEVGRIFAQSLRQQGLSVFHDTTNHNPHDAQAYERSRRTAVQLLERNPAALIDIHRDGVPDPEFFREQIQGQTVSQVRLVVGRQNPKRDANIDFARRLMARANEANPNVVKEIFMARGNYNQDLISTAILIEAGTYTNSKSEAKGGVSLLAAAVPAVLGVDAAGPDQAGGVAGWRVAFGIALAVILAVAAYLVISAGGVPQAREKLHQFLSREFDFRLLGKPLKLKERRDDKNKPEQ